From one Gemmobacter sp. genomic stretch:
- a CDS encoding chromosome segregation SMC family protein, with amino-acid sequence MRFTRLRLNGFKSFVDPTELVIADGLTGVVGPNGCGKSNLLEALRWVMGENRPTAMRGGEMEDVIFAGAATRGARHFAEVALSIDNADRLAPSGFNDADLLEVSRRITRDAGSAYRANGKEVRAKDVQMLFLDASTGAHSPALVRQGQISELINAKPRSRRRVLEEAAGISGLYQRRHEAELRLTATETNLTRVDDVLEQLAQQLATLARQARQAARYREIGADLRRTEGMLLFRRWHEADGARMAALQHLTEAIHLASAAEAAARKAATSRQEAEAALPPLREEEAIAGAILQRLMVQRDTLADQEARAREAVESLRARIAQLQRDAEREAGLNRDAGETLARLEWELDQLARAQEGEQDRLTDLTDAARDAAAALAACESDLAEATEDAARLSARHQSSQRLVQEATVALERARAEAGRAASGAEAAAQALDRAAEDQAIAEELQSDAMAAAEEAEAALAEAEAARADAQSREAEARASRSAAEGEASALRAEVAALAKLVERESQAGHQLLDHLEVEPGYEAALGAALADDLRAPEIGGDGASGWVALPDYDDTAPLPDGALPLAAHVGAPAVLDRRLSHVGLVDRADGPRLQPALRPGQRLVTLDGDLWRWDGFRAAAADAPSAAALRLRQLNRLVQLKRDLEDVAARADGARAAHEALTARLAELSRADQQAREARRAADTRVTEANRALSRAEADRSITAGKLESARLAQSRYQAEAAEAADRLAEAHETTADLPDLAQARATVEALKTTVEGARLAMIARRSAHDEARREGEARTRRRQEVTKELSGWRLRLDTAEKRAAELQDRREAAEEDLAEANAVPSEIAEKREELLEAIATAESRRAMAQDALSVAEAALRSAQEAERSSERTAGEARETRARAEARADAAKETATLAADRITEETGGTPAALLDSLKIDPATIPPADQLDLDAQRLRRARESLGAVNLRAEEDARAVQTEHDTLRAEKDDLEEAIRKLRAGITSLNREGRERLLAAFDQVNASFATLFTHLFNGGEARLVLVESDDPLEAGLEIMCQPPGKKLSTLSLLSGGEQTLTALALIFAVFLANPAPICVLDEVDAPLDDANVTRFCDLLDEMTRRTETRFLIITHHAVTMSRMDRLFGVTMQEQGVSQLVSVDLKRAEALVA; translated from the coding sequence TTGCGATTCACCCGCCTGCGCCTGAACGGCTTCAAAAGCTTCGTCGATCCGACGGAGCTGGTGATTGCCGATGGCCTGACCGGCGTGGTCGGACCAAACGGCTGCGGCAAGTCCAACCTTCTTGAGGCGTTGCGCTGGGTGATGGGCGAAAACCGCCCCACCGCCATGCGCGGCGGCGAGATGGAGGACGTGATCTTTGCAGGCGCCGCCACCCGGGGCGCGCGCCACTTTGCCGAGGTCGCGCTCAGCATCGACAACGCCGACCGGCTGGCACCCTCGGGCTTCAACGATGCCGATCTGCTGGAGGTCAGCCGCCGCATTACCCGCGATGCCGGATCCGCCTATCGGGCCAATGGCAAGGAGGTGCGGGCCAAGGACGTGCAGATGCTGTTCCTTGATGCCTCGACCGGCGCGCATTCGCCGGCGCTGGTGCGGCAGGGACAGATCTCGGAACTGATCAACGCCAAGCCGCGGTCGCGCCGCCGCGTGCTGGAGGAGGCGGCAGGGATCAGCGGCCTGTATCAGCGCCGGCACGAGGCGGAATTGCGCCTGACGGCCACCGAAACCAACCTGACCCGGGTGGATGACGTGCTGGAACAGCTGGCCCAGCAGCTGGCCACGCTGGCCCGTCAGGCCCGTCAGGCCGCCCGTTACCGCGAAATCGGCGCCGACCTGCGCCGCACCGAAGGCATGCTGCTGTTTCGCCGCTGGCACGAGGCTGACGGTGCCCGCATGGCCGCCCTGCAACACCTGACCGAGGCGATCCACCTTGCCTCGGCCGCCGAAGCCGCAGCGCGCAAGGCCGCGACCAGCCGGCAAGAGGCCGAGGCGGCGCTTCCCCCGCTGCGCGAGGAAGAGGCGATCGCCGGCGCCATCCTGCAACGCCTGATGGTCCAGCGCGATACGCTGGCCGACCAGGAAGCCCGCGCGCGCGAGGCGGTGGAATCCCTGCGCGCGCGCATCGCCCAGTTGCAGCGCGATGCCGAACGCGAGGCGGGCCTGAACCGCGATGCCGGCGAAACGCTGGCCCGCCTGGAATGGGAGCTGGACCAGCTGGCCCGCGCGCAAGAGGGTGAACAGGACCGGCTGACCGACCTGACCGACGCCGCGCGTGATGCCGCCGCCGCCCTGGCCGCGTGCGAAAGCGACCTGGCCGAAGCGACCGAGGATGCGGCGCGGCTGTCTGCAAGGCACCAATCCTCGCAGCGGCTGGTGCAAGAGGCGACGGTGGCGCTGGAACGCGCCCGGGCCGAGGCCGGTCGCGCCGCATCGGGCGCCGAAGCCGCCGCCCAGGCGCTGGACCGCGCGGCCGAGGATCAGGCGATTGCCGAGGAACTCCAGTCCGACGCCATGGCTGCCGCCGAAGAGGCCGAGGCCGCGCTGGCCGAGGCCGAAGCCGCCCGCGCCGACGCCCAATCGCGCGAGGCCGAGGCCCGCGCCAGCCGATCCGCCGCCGAAGGCGAGGCCAGCGCCCTGCGGGCCGAGGTGGCGGCGCTGGCAAAGCTTGTCGAGCGGGAATCGCAGGCCGGCCACCAGTTGCTGGATCATCTGGAGGTTGAACCGGGCTACGAGGCCGCCCTTGGCGCTGCCCTGGCCGATGATCTGCGCGCACCCGAGATCGGGGGCGATGGTGCCTCGGGCTGGGTGGCGCTGCCGGACTATGACGATACGGCGCCCCTGCCGGATGGTGCCTTGCCGCTGGCCGCTCATGTCGGCGCGCCTGCCGTGCTGGACCGGCGCCTGTCGCATGTCGGGCTGGTGGACCGCGCCGATGGCCCCCGCCTGCAACCCGCCCTGCGCCCCGGTCAGCGGCTGGTCACGCTGGATGGCGACCTGTGGCGCTGGGATGGGTTCCGCGCCGCCGCCGCCGATGCGCCCTCGGCCGCCGCGCTGCGGTTGCGGCAGTTGAACCGGCTGGTCCAGCTGAAACGCGATCTGGAAGATGTGGCGGCCCGGGCCGATGGCGCCCGCGCCGCGCACGAGGCGCTGACCGCCCGGCTGGCAGAGCTGTCGCGCGCCGATCAACAGGCGCGCGAGGCCCGCCGCGCCGCCGACACCCGCGTGACCGAGGCCAACCGCGCCCTGTCGCGGGCCGAGGCCGACCGCTCCATCACCGCGGGCAAGCTGGAATCGGCCCGGCTGGCCCAGAGCCGCTATCAGGCCGAGGCCGCCGAGGCCGCCGACCGGCTGGCCGAAGCGCATGAAACCACCGCCGACCTGCCCGATCTTGCGCAGGCCCGCGCCACGGTCGAGGCGTTGAAGACCACTGTCGAAGGCGCCCGTCTGGCCATGATCGCCCGCCGCTCTGCCCATGACGAGGCGCGCCGCGAAGGCGAGGCGCGGACGCGGCGGCGGCAAGAGGTTACCAAGGAATTGTCTGGCTGGCGCCTGCGGCTGGACACCGCCGAAAAGCGCGCGGCCGAGTTGCAGGACCGCCGCGAAGCCGCCGAAGAAGACCTGGCCGAGGCCAACGCCGTCCCCTCGGAGATCGCCGAAAAGCGCGAGGAACTGCTGGAGGCGATCGCCACCGCCGAATCCCGCCGCGCCATGGCGCAGGATGCGCTTTCGGTCGCCGAAGCCGCGCTGCGCAGCGCGCAAGAGGCCGAGCGCAGCAGCGAACGCACCGCCGGAGAGGCGCGCGAAACCCGTGCCCGGGCCGAGGCGCGCGCCGACGCCGCCAAGGAAACCGCCACCCTGGCCGCCGACCGCATCACCGAGGAAACCGGCGGCACGCCGGCCGCCCTGCTCGACAGTCTCAAGATCGACCCGGCGACGATCCCCCCGGCCGACCAGCTGGATCTGGATGCACAGCGCCTGCGCCGCGCGCGGGAATCGCTGGGCGCCGTCAACCTGCGGGCCGAGGAAGACGCCCGCGCCGTCCAGACCGAACACGATACGCTGCGCGCCGAAAAGGACGATCTGGAAGAAGCCATCCGCAAGTTGCGCGCGGGCATCACCAGCCTGAACCGCGAAGGCCGCGAACGCCTGCTGGCCGCCTTCGATCAGGTCAACGCCAGCTTCGCCACCCTGTTCACCCATCTGTTCAACGGCGGCGAGGCACGGCTGGTGCTGGTGGAATCCGACGATCCGCTGGAGGCGGGCCTGGAAATCATGTGCCAGCCGCCGGGCAAGAAACTGTCCACCCTGTCGCTGCTGTCGGGCGGGGAACAGACCTTGACCGCCCTTGCCCTGATCTTTGCCGTGTTCCTGGCCAACCCCGCCCCGATCTGCGTGCTGGACGAGGTGGATGCCCCGCTGGACGATGCCAACGTCACCCGCTTTTGCGACCTGCTGGATGAAATGACGCGCCGCACCGAAACCCGCTTCCTGATCATCACCCACCACGCCGTCACCATGTCGCGCATGGACCGGCTGTTCGGGGTGACGATGCAGGAACAGGGCGTCAGCCAGCTGGTCAGCGTGGATCTGAAACGGGCCGAGGCGCTGGTGGCCTGA
- a CDS encoding branched-chain amino acid ABC transporter permease, whose amino-acid sequence MTRRDLALHLAVIAILAVLGLVLPAYHHTNTARIMLLAVYAMGYNIAFGYTGLLSLGHALFFGAGLYATGLLMELGGVPAGLALPAGVLAGGAMAGAVGLLALRTAGVSFMIVTLMFAQAGYLTVMYFTSYTRGEEGFNLARAARAVGGLDLSQDGIRYGVALVLFAVALLGKLWLVRSRLGRVMVAMRENEERSRMLGYDPFRAKLVALVLSGLYAGAAGAAYGVMFGYVGASFVAVQFSILPLLWVLLGGAGTTLGPLLGVGLMFYLIDIASGQTTAHLAVIGVALLVLVLFAPRGVLGVVRERLVKWLP is encoded by the coding sequence ATGACAAGGCGGGATCTGGCGCTGCATCTGGCAGTGATCGCCATTCTGGCCGTGCTGGGGCTGGTGCTGCCGGCCTATCACCATACCAACACTGCGCGCATCATGCTGCTGGCGGTCTATGCCATGGGCTACAACATTGCCTTTGGTTACACCGGGTTGCTGAGCCTGGGCCATGCGCTGTTCTTTGGCGCCGGCCTGTATGCCACCGGGCTGCTGATGGAACTGGGCGGGGTTCCGGCGGGGCTGGCCCTGCCGGCGGGCGTGCTGGCCGGGGGGGCCATGGCGGGGGCGGTGGGGCTGCTGGCGCTGCGCACCGCCGGGGTCAGCTTCATGATCGTGACGCTGATGTTCGCGCAGGCCGGCTATCTGACGGTGATGTATTTCACCAGCTACACGCGGGGAGAGGAGGGGTTCAACCTGGCCCGCGCCGCCCGTGCGGTCGGGGGGCTGGACCTGTCGCAGGACGGGATCCGCTATGGCGTGGCGCTGGTGCTGTTTGCGGTGGCGCTGCTTGGCAAGCTGTGGCTGGTGCGGTCGCGCCTGGGCCGGGTGATGGTCGCCATGCGCGAGAACGAGGAGCGCAGCCGCATGCTGGGCTACGATCCGTTCCGGGCAAAGCTGGTGGCGCTGGTGCTGTCGGGCCTGTATGCCGGGGCGGCCGGGGCGGCCTATGGCGTGATGTTCGGCTATGTCGGGGCCAGTTTCGTGGCGGTGCAGTTTTCCATCCTGCCATTGCTGTGGGTGCTGCTGGGCGGGGCGGGGACCACGCTGGGGCCGCTGCTGGGCGTGGGGCTGATGTTCTACCTGATCGACATCGCCTCGGGCCAGACCACGGCGCATCTGGCGGTGATCGGGGTTGCGCTGCTGGTGCTGGTGCTGTTCGCCCCGCGCGGAGTTCTGGGGGTAGTGCGCGAAAGGCTGGTAAAATGGCTGCCATGA
- a CDS encoding ABC transporter substrate-binding protein, translating into MTSHLFHTPPTRRSLIAGLAAGGAALALPGRFAQAQSSAPIKLGFQLHRTGIGAAYGRWYERTTQAALKVLNAQGGINGRPVEVVFEDDGTDPKRGAEVVEKLTSQAGCDLIFGPLFSHVVIGSAPRAAELKVPYLVCSEGFHVASGKLNRWTLQPGITDVRSQVSSMAPWVTQNLGKKVTMIFPDYAFGHDHRDFFTEAVKAQGGEVIAQVAIPPTETSFTRYFPRIPKDTEVIYHVMIGPAVLTFCKELGEFYGTGARPQIFGFIDSLEAVDLGGPGLEFLDGTHFWEGHCRTLQADATEAEKAYRAAVGVDDNGASVSDARDVATYAHMFSCWETLFLIKQGMETAGYQGTADRQKFVEAMEAMTTIAEGPAHPQGDKRFNGKTHQVFGHQNISKVQGGKLIRVHRTSIEDGMYPDAVDYTKLPF; encoded by the coding sequence ATGACGTCACATCTTTTCCACACCCCGCCGACCCGCCGTTCGCTGATTGCCGGGCTGGCTGCCGGCGGTGCCGCGCTGGCGCTGCCGGGACGGTTTGCCCAGGCGCAATCCTCGGCCCCGATCAAGCTGGGGTTCCAGCTGCACCGCACCGGCATCGGCGCCGCCTATGGCCGCTGGTACGAACGCACCACCCAGGCCGCGCTGAAGGTGCTGAACGCGCAGGGCGGCATCAACGGCCGCCCGGTGGAGGTGGTGTTCGAGGATGATGGCACCGACCCCAAGCGCGGCGCCGAAGTGGTGGAAAAGCTGACCAGCCAGGCCGGCTGCGACCTGATCTTTGGCCCGCTGTTTTCGCATGTCGTCATCGGATCCGCCCCCCGCGCGGCGGAACTCAAGGTGCCCTATCTGGTCTGCTCCGAAGGGTTCCATGTGGCCAGCGGCAAGCTGAACCGCTGGACATTGCAACCCGGCATCACCGATGTGCGCTCGCAGGTGTCGTCGATGGCGCCCTGGGTGACGCAGAACCTGGGCAAAAAGGTCACGATGATCTTCCCGGATTATGCCTTTGGCCACGACCACCGCGATTTCTTTACCGAAGCGGTCAAGGCACAAGGCGGCGAGGTGATTGCCCAGGTCGCCATTCCGCCGACCGAAACCAGCTTTACCCGCTATTTCCCCCGGATCCCCAAGGACACCGAGGTGATCTATCACGTGATGATCGGCCCGGCCGTGCTGACCTTTTGCAAGGAACTGGGCGAATTCTACGGCACCGGCGCGCGGCCCCAGATCTTTGGCTTCATCGACAGTCTGGAAGCGGTCGATCTGGGCGGGCCGGGGCTGGAATTCCTGGATGGCACGCATTTCTGGGAAGGCCATTGCCGCACCCTGCAAGCCGATGCGACCGAGGCGGAAAAGGCCTATCGCGCCGCCGTCGGGGTCGATGACAACGGCGCCTCGGTATCGGATGCGCGCGATGTGGCGACCTATGCGCATATGTTCAGCTGCTGGGAAACGCTGTTCCTGATCAAGCAGGGGATGGAGACGGCGGGCTATCAGGGCACTGCCGACCGGCAGAAATTCGTCGAGGCGATGGAGGCGATGACCACCATCGCCGAAGGCCCCGCGCATCCGCAGGGTGACAAGCGGTTCAACGGCAAGACCCATCAGGTGTTCGGCCACCAGAACATTTCCAAGGTGCAGGGTGGCAAGCTGATCCGCGTTCACCGCACCTCGATCGAGGATGGGATGTATCCCGACGCGGTGGATTACACCAAGCTGCCGTTCTGA
- a CDS encoding branched-chain amino acid ABC transporter permease encodes MISGPYLLLALMEGTVMAAVLALTAVGLSLVFGVMRVVNVAHGEFFMLGAVLAWFVVQAVPGPAWVAFLAALAVAPLVVGALAAIADRMVLKRLGYEAEATIVATIGLSYILQQAALSFFGPDARPIAAPFTWRIQFPWFGYSGYKIAVVVAAMVILAAVWLFMNRSRAGLVMRATQIDRDTARAFGIDVDRVYALVFAMGAGLAALAAVLLVPIQQAHYLMGHDPLLLSFIVVIIGGLGSIRGTLIAALVIGLSDGVISFFWSPTLAKILATLFVALVLVFRPQGLFGERA; translated from the coding sequence ATGATTTCTGGCCCCTATCTGCTGCTGGCCCTGATGGAGGGCACGGTCATGGCCGCCGTGCTGGCGCTGACGGCCGTGGGACTTAGCCTTGTGTTCGGGGTGATGCGGGTGGTCAACGTCGCGCATGGCGAATTCTTCATGCTGGGCGCAGTGCTGGCCTGGTTCGTGGTGCAGGCGGTGCCCGGCCCGGCCTGGGTGGCGTTCCTGGCCGCGCTGGCGGTGGCGCCGCTGGTGGTGGGGGCGCTGGCCGCGATTGCCGACCGCATGGTGCTGAAACGCCTGGGATACGAGGCCGAGGCGACCATCGTTGCCACCATCGGCCTGTCCTATATCCTGCAACAGGCGGCGCTGAGCTTTTTTGGCCCCGATGCCCGCCCCATCGCCGCGCCGTTCACCTGGCGCATCCAGTTTCCGTGGTTCGGCTATTCGGGCTACAAGATCGCGGTCGTGGTGGCGGCGATGGTCATTCTGGCCGCGGTCTGGCTGTTCATGAACCGCAGCCGCGCCGGGCTGGTGATGCGCGCGACGCAGATCGACCGCGATACCGCGCGGGCCTTTGGCATAGATGTGGACCGGGTCTATGCGCTGGTCTTTGCCATGGGCGCCGGCCTTGCGGCGCTGGCGGCGGTGCTGCTGGTGCCGATCCAGCAGGCGCATTACCTGATGGGGCACGATCCGCTGCTGCTGTCGTTCATCGTGGTCATCATCGGTGGCCTTGGGTCGATCCGCGGCACGCTGATCGCCGCGCTGGTCATCGGGTTGTCGGATGGGGTGATCTCGTTCTTCTGGTCGCCGACATTGGCCAAGATCCTGGCCACACTATTCGTGGCACTGGTGCTGGTATTCCGTCCGCAGGGCCTGTTCGGGGAACGGGCATGA
- a CDS encoding quinone oxidoreductase: MAKTVVIRAFGGPEVLELEDRPVGEPGPGQVRIRHHAVGLNYIDVYQREGMYPLPLPAALGMEAAGVIEAVGEGVTHLKPGDRAAYASQPPGSYCAARVMPAAQVCPLPDAISYEEGAAMMLKGLTVQYLFHRTVPLKAGDTVLFHAAAGGVGLIACQWARSEGIRLIATAGSDAKCQLALDHGADAAINYRDGAFAPKVRDLTGGRGVDVVMDSVGAATFEGSLDCLRPVGMMISFGNASGLVPPVDLLKLGAKGALQITRPSVFVHIAQHADCQAMAQHLFGKVTSGAVKIRIDQRFPLDRVADAHRALESRATTGATVLMP; encoded by the coding sequence ATGGCGAAAACCGTGGTGATCAGGGCGTTTGGCGGCCCCGAGGTGCTGGAGCTGGAGGACCGCCCGGTTGGCGAGCCGGGGCCGGGGCAGGTGCGGATCCGCCATCATGCGGTGGGGCTGAACTACATCGACGTCTATCAGCGCGAAGGCATGTATCCGCTGCCGCTGCCCGCCGCGCTGGGGATGGAGGCCGCCGGCGTGATCGAGGCGGTGGGCGAGGGCGTGACGCATCTGAAACCGGGCGACCGCGCCGCCTATGCCTCGCAGCCGCCCGGATCCTATTGCGCGGCGCGGGTGATGCCGGCCGCGCAGGTCTGCCCGCTGCCCGACGCGATTTCCTATGAGGAAGGCGCGGCGATGATGCTCAAGGGGCTGACGGTGCAGTATCTGTTCCACCGCACGGTGCCGCTGAAGGCTGGCGACACGGTGCTGTTCCATGCGGCGGCGGGGGGCGTGGGACTGATCGCCTGCCAATGGGCGAGATCCGAGGGGATACGGCTGATCGCCACGGCGGGGTCGGATGCAAAATGTCAGCTGGCGCTGGACCATGGCGCCGATGCCGCGATCAATTACCGCGACGGCGCCTTTGCCCCCAAGGTGCGCGACCTGACCGGCGGGCGCGGGGTGGATGTGGTGATGGATTCGGTCGGTGCCGCGACGTTTGAGGGCTCGCTGGATTGCCTGCGGCCGGTGGGGATGATGATTTCCTTCGGCAATGCCTCGGGCCTGGTGCCGCCGGTGGATCTGCTGAAGCTGGGGGCCAAGGGTGCGTTGCAGATTACCCGGCCCAGCGTGTTCGTGCATATCGCCCAACATGCCGATTGCCAGGCGATGGCGCAGCATCTGTTCGGCAAGGTCACCTCGGGCGCGGTGAAGATCCGCATCGACCAGCGGTTTCCGCTGGACCGGGTGGCCGATGCGCATCGGGCGCTGGAATCGCGGGCGACCACCGGGGCCACGGTGTTGATGCCGTAG
- a CDS encoding ABC transporter ATP-binding protein, which yields MLRLDGVDGGYGDVQVLRGLSLTARGGEVTCVMGRNGAGKTTMLRAIMGQVRATAGQILLDGQPIHHLPAHEVPRRGIGYVPQGRRLFGPLSVAENIDIGLMTRGRGAATRDRVLDLFPRLRERLGQRSSTLSGGEQQMLAIARALCLEPAVLLLDEPTEGLQPSMIGLIRDTVVALKATGVAIVLVEQRVDAVLAVADRVAFVTGGTVAETCAAADLRADSPQFARHVGV from the coding sequence ATGCTGCGGCTGGATGGGGTGGATGGCGGCTATGGCGATGTGCAGGTGCTGCGCGGCCTGAGCCTGACCGCGCGCGGTGGCGAGGTGACCTGCGTCATGGGCCGCAACGGCGCCGGCAAGACGACGATGCTGCGCGCCATCATGGGGCAGGTGCGCGCCACGGCAGGACAGATCCTGCTGGACGGCCAGCCCATCCACCACCTGCCCGCGCATGAGGTGCCGCGCCGGGGCATCGGCTATGTGCCGCAGGGCCGGCGCCTGTTCGGGCCGCTGAGCGTGGCCGAGAATATCGACATCGGCCTGATGACCCGGGGCAGGGGGGCCGCCACCCGCGACCGGGTGCTGGACCTGTTCCCCCGCCTGCGCGAACGGCTGGGGCAGCGGTCATCCACCCTGTCGGGCGGTGAACAGCAGATGCTGGCCATTGCCCGCGCGCTGTGCCTGGAACCCGCCGTGCTGCTGCTGGACGAACCGACCGAGGGGTTGCAGCCCTCGATGATCGGATTAATCCGCGATACGGTGGTGGCCTTGAAGGCGACGGGCGTGGCCATCGTGCTGGTAGAGCAGCGGGTGGATGCGGTGCTGGCGGTGGCCGACCGCGTGGCCTTTGTCACGGGCGGCACGGTGGCCGAAACTTGCGCGGCTGCCGACCTGCGCGCCGACAGCCCGCAGTTTGCCCGGCATGTGGGCGTCTAG
- a CDS encoding IS256 family transposase, with translation MTDDRMALIELVEKQADGDLVREMLAFAAERIMEAEIEARTGAAKGARSPMREAQRNGYRDRDWDTRAGRISLEIPKLRKGSYFPSFLEPRRTAEKALVAVIQEAYVHGISTRSVDDLVKAMGAGGMSKSQVSRLCMEIDERVDAFLARPLEGAWPYLWLDATYLKVREGGRIISKAVILAVAVNEDGKREVLGVATGPSEAETFWTDFLRSLADRGLRGVKLVIADDHKGLRAAARRVFNATHQRCRIHWMRNVLAYAPAKQRTAVAAMLKTIFAQESKADAEAQWNVVADALREKQPKLGALMDASCDDVLAYMSFPREHWTQIASTNPLERVNREVKRRADVIGIFPNDAAIVRLVGALMLETNDEWAVARRYMSLETLARVTDNPNVRLPAVAT, from the coding sequence ATGACCGACGACAGAATGGCGCTGATCGAGCTGGTTGAGAAGCAGGCCGATGGCGACCTCGTGCGCGAGATGCTGGCCTTTGCGGCCGAGCGGATCATGGAAGCAGAGATCGAGGCGCGGACGGGCGCGGCCAAAGGTGCGCGCTCGCCGATGCGGGAAGCCCAGCGAAACGGATACCGCGACCGGGACTGGGACACGCGCGCTGGCCGCATCTCGCTGGAGATCCCGAAGCTGCGGAAGGGAAGCTACTTCCCCAGCTTCCTCGAGCCACGCCGCACGGCGGAGAAAGCCTTGGTTGCTGTGATCCAGGAAGCCTACGTCCACGGCATCTCGACGCGGTCCGTCGATGATCTGGTCAAAGCCATGGGCGCTGGTGGCATGTCGAAGAGCCAGGTCAGCCGGCTGTGCATGGAGATCGATGAGCGGGTGGACGCCTTCCTGGCCCGCCCCCTGGAAGGTGCGTGGCCCTATCTCTGGCTCGACGCCACCTACCTCAAGGTCAGGGAGGGCGGGCGCATCATCAGCAAGGCGGTGATACTCGCCGTGGCCGTGAACGAGGACGGCAAGCGCGAGGTGCTGGGCGTCGCCACCGGTCCGTCCGAGGCGGAGACCTTCTGGACCGACTTCCTGCGCAGTCTTGCGGACCGGGGCCTGCGCGGCGTGAAGCTGGTGATCGCAGACGACCACAAGGGCCTGCGGGCCGCGGCGCGCCGGGTCTTCAACGCCACCCACCAGAGATGCCGCATTCACTGGATGCGCAACGTCCTGGCTTACGCTCCGGCAAAGCAGCGCACCGCGGTGGCGGCGATGCTGAAGACGATCTTTGCCCAGGAGAGCAAGGCCGACGCCGAGGCACAGTGGAATGTCGTGGCCGACGCCCTGCGGGAAAAGCAGCCCAAACTCGGTGCCCTGATGGACGCCTCCTGCGACGATGTCCTCGCTTACATGTCGTTTCCCCGCGAGCACTGGACCCAGATCGCCTCCACCAACCCGCTGGAACGTGTGAACCGCGAGGTGAAACGGCGAGCCGATGTCATAGGGATCTTCCCGAACGATGCTGCCATCGTCCGCCTCGTCGGCGCGCTGATGCTCGAGACCAACGACGAGTGGGCCGTCGCGCGGCGATACATGAGCCTTGAAACGCTCGCCCGCGTCACCGACAATCCCAACGTCAGGCTGCCTGCCGTGGCTACCTGA
- a CDS encoding sugar transferase, with translation MPGGIEARQAPDTGYRQRGLYRHGLKRLLDVVIVCLAAPFVLPLIAVLAIAVMRDGGRPFYAQARVGKGGRTFRMWKLRSMVSDADDRMIAHLAANPDARQEWDQTQKLKNDPRITPFGHFLRKSSLDELPQLFNVLTGDMSLVGPRPMMISQKALYPSTAYYELRPGITGYWQTAGRNKTTFAARAQFDTAYERELSFKNDAEILVRTVGVVVKGTGC, from the coding sequence TTGCCCGGCGGCATCGAGGCCCGGCAGGCGCCCGATACCGGGTATCGTCAACGCGGTCTTTATCGGCATGGCCTGAAACGCCTGCTGGATGTGGTGATCGTCTGCCTTGCTGCGCCCTTTGTGCTGCCGCTGATCGCCGTGCTGGCCATTGCGGTGATGCGCGATGGCGGGCGGCCGTTCTACGCCCAGGCGCGGGTCGGCAAGGGGGGCCGGACCTTTCGCATGTGGAAGCTGCGCAGCATGGTATCCGATGCGGATGATCGCATGATCGCCCATCTGGCCGCCAATCCCGACGCGCGCCAGGAATGGGACCAGACGCAAAAGCTCAAGAACGATCCCCGCATCACCCCGTTCGGGCATTTCCTGCGCAAATCCTCGCTGGATGAACTGCCGCAGCTGTTCAACGTGCTGACCGGCGACATGAGCCTGGTGGGCCCCCGCCCGATGATGATCAGCCAGAAGGCGCTGTATCCCTCGACCGCCTATTACGAGCTGCGGCCGGGCATCACCGGCTACTGGCAGACCGCCGGGCGCAACAAGACCACCTTCGCCGCCCGTGCGCAGTTCGACACCGCCTATGAACGCGAACTGTCGTTCAAGAACGATGCCGAAATCCTGGTCCGCACCGTGGGCGTCGTGGTCAAGGGCACCGGCTGCTAG
- a CDS encoding ABC transporter ATP-binding protein yields the protein MILSARRLTRHFGGVKAVDGVDLDLAQGEIHALIGPNGAGKTTLVSLLSGRIPPQSGSILLDGQDITHLPAHARVARGIAYTFQITSIYARLSVFDNVALAVQRHPGDLRAGTLAALDRVGLADRADQIAGALAYGHQRLLEIAMGLALRPRLLILDEPTQGLANAEIDGFKALVRGLVPDTTVLLIEHNMDVVMDLAHRITVLNFGQVLAQGSPAEIRANGAVQAAYLGG from the coding sequence ATGATCCTTTCGGCACGCAGGCTAACGCGGCACTTCGGCGGCGTGAAGGCGGTGGACGGCGTGGACCTGGATCTGGCGCAGGGCGAGATCCATGCCCTGATCGGCCCGAACGGTGCGGGCAAGACCACGCTGGTCAGCCTGCTGTCGGGGCGCATTCCGCCGCAGTCGGGCAGCATCCTGCTGGACGGGCAGGACATCACCCATCTGCCGGCCCATGCGCGGGTGGCGCGGGGCATTGCCTATACGTTCCAGATCACCTCGATCTATGCGCGGCTGTCGGTGTTCGACAATGTGGCGCTGGCGGTGCAGCGCCACCCGGGCGATCTGCGCGCGGGCACGCTGGCGGCACTGGACCGTGTGGGGTTGGCCGACCGCGCCGACCAGATCGCGGGAGCGCTGGCCTATGGCCACCAGCGGTTGCTGGAGATTGCCATGGGCCTTGCCCTGCGCCCCCGGCTGCTGATCCTGGACGAACCCACGCAGGGCCTGGCCAATGCCGAGATCGACGGCTTCAAGGCGCTGGTGCGGGGGCTGGTGCCCGATACCACGGTGCTGCTGATCGAACACAACATGGATGTGGTGATGGATCTTGCCCACCGCATCACCGTGCTGAACTTCGGCCAGGTTCTGGCGCAGGGCAGCCCGGCAGAGATCCGGGCCAACGGGGCGGTGCAGGCCGCCTATCTGGGGGGCTGA